One region of Actinomycetota bacterium genomic DNA includes:
- a CDS encoding c-type cytochrome → MEARDIAVIVLLVALAGFAAAYFVVGPGRRRGPRRVGDIPLSMRPYHSDEELESTGLERAMSWGVALTLFMALFLPVYWLLEPTRINEWKDVFYERDLEHGRLEFAEACAQCHGSDASGGSAQPPPGSGLEASWPAPALNTFVARYEDNPNVDDVEEFMLETIRRGRAGTPMPAWSAAYGGAMNDQQIESIVAYLLSIQVDEVDQPQAFRGASGAEIFDANCVRCHGEGGSGQRANGPAPAPELIHEFARYGADGTPENDRAARELVRHTIEEGRRVPGGLPPMPAWRGALTEDAITRLVDYLESIQQRAS, encoded by the coding sequence ATGGAAGCAAGGGACATCGCCGTCATCGTGCTGCTCGTGGCGCTGGCGGGCTTCGCGGCGGCGTACTTCGTGGTCGGACCTGGCCGGCGCCGCGGACCCCGACGCGTCGGCGACATCCCCCTGTCGATGCGCCCCTACCACTCCGACGAGGAACTGGAGAGCACCGGCCTGGAGCGGGCGATGTCGTGGGGGGTCGCGCTGACGCTGTTCATGGCGCTGTTCCTCCCGGTGTACTGGCTGCTGGAGCCCACCCGCATCAACGAGTGGAAGGACGTCTTCTACGAGCGTGACCTCGAGCACGGCCGCTTGGAGTTCGCCGAGGCGTGCGCCCAGTGCCATGGCAGCGACGCCAGCGGCGGGAGCGCCCAGCCTCCGCCCGGATCGGGACTCGAGGCGTCGTGGCCGGCGCCGGCGCTGAACACCTTCGTCGCCCGGTACGAGGACAACCCCAACGTCGACGACGTCGAGGAGTTCATGCTCGAGACCATCCGTCGCGGTCGGGCCGGCACGCCGATGCCCGCGTGGAGCGCGGCGTACGGGGGTGCCATGAACGACCAGCAGATCGAATCGATCGTGGCCTACCTGCTGTCCATCCAGGTCGACGAGGTCGACCAGCCTCAGGCGTTCCGCGGGGCCAGCGGTGCTGAGATCTTCGACGCCAACTGCGTCCGCTGCCACGGCGAGGGTGGATCGGGGCAGCGCGCCAACGGTCCCGCGCCCGCCCCCGAGCTGATCCACGAGTTCGCCCGGTACGGCGCCGACGGGACGCCGGAGAACGACCGTGCCGCGCGCGAGCTGGTCCGGCACACGATCGAGGAGGGGCGGCGGGTGCCGGGCGGCCTGCCCCCGATGCCGGCATGGCGAGGTGCGCTCACCGAGGATGCGATCACGCGGCTGGTGGACTACCTCGAGAGCATCCAACAGCGGGCGTCCTGA
- a CDS encoding menaquinol-cytochrome c reductase cytochrome b subunit encodes MSEQVEIDQETYDRLIAEGKSERIARAKAKAAAVRKAKAQAREEVGAADEGAARSEPAEAAVGGGSEGVPATKAATATEEVPAGRLTPAQRAARVAAALGPDGGGPNLQTREEHTHRLLAMIPPEGIQQVQSKQQDKVYTWPHLFAVEFVSLLAVSALLLVVSYFLDPTFRALANPNLTPNPSKAPWYFLGLQELLRYFHPMIAGVTIPGVGLIVLGATPYLDRNPSMHPEYRKFAAMAFTFFMVMWTWLVMFGSFFRGPGFNFVWPWLDGLYFEM; translated from the coding sequence ATGTCCGAGCAGGTCGAGATCGACCAGGAGACCTACGACCGGCTGATCGCGGAGGGCAAGAGCGAGCGGATCGCCCGCGCCAAGGCCAAGGCCGCGGCCGTTCGCAAGGCCAAGGCGCAGGCTCGTGAAGAGGTCGGCGCGGCCGACGAGGGCGCGGCGCGGAGCGAACCCGCGGAAGCCGCCGTCGGCGGCGGGTCGGAGGGCGTCCCGGCGACCAAGGCCGCCACCGCCACCGAGGAGGTGCCGGCTGGGCGGCTCACTCCCGCGCAGCGGGCCGCACGGGTCGCAGCCGCGCTCGGACCGGACGGGGGCGGGCCGAACCTCCAGACGCGCGAGGAGCACACCCACCGCCTGCTGGCGATGATCCCCCCCGAGGGCATCCAGCAGGTGCAGAGCAAGCAGCAGGACAAGGTCTACACCTGGCCACACCTGTTCGCGGTCGAGTTCGTGTCGCTGCTGGCCGTGTCCGCACTGCTGCTCGTGGTGAGCTACTTCCTCGATCCGACCTTCCGCGCGCTGGCCAACCCCAACCTCACGCCCAACCCCTCCAAGGCACCGTGGTACTTCCTGGGGTTGCAGGAGCTACTGCGCTACTTCCACCCGATGATCGCCGGCGTGACGATCCCCGGCGTCGGCCTGATCGTGCTCGGCGCCACCCCCTACCTGGACCGCAACCCGTCGATGCACCCGGAGTACCGCAAGTTCGCGGCCATGGCCTTCACGTTCTTCATGGTGATGTGGACGTGGTTGGTGATGTTCGGTTCGTTCTTCCGCGGCCCCGGGTTCAACTTCGTCTGGCCCTGGCTCGACGGCCTGTACTTCGAGATGTAG
- a CDS encoding Rieske 2Fe-2S domain-containing protein, with translation MAKTKGWNLPTIKRRDFLRTALIAGTAGGVGAFGAASLGFLWPNLGEGFGAQITVGSVDELLSDIQSENAPFEYPAGRLYVVTWDPNIPGAEEAYGEDHVITDGGVGLMALYQKCVHLGCRVPWCQSSQWFECPCHGSKYNRLGEWTGGPAPRGLDRFPSEIDDDGNFVANTGIVVTGPARTANVLQQEPEGPHCIDI, from the coding sequence ATGGCTAAGACCAAGGGCTGGAACCTGCCCACGATCAAGCGCCGCGATTTCCTGCGGACGGCTCTGATCGCCGGCACCGCCGGCGGGGTGGGCGCGTTCGGTGCCGCGTCGCTGGGGTTCCTGTGGCCCAACCTGGGCGAGGGCTTCGGGGCGCAGATCACAGTGGGGTCGGTCGATGAGCTGCTCAGCGACATCCAGTCGGAGAACGCCCCGTTCGAGTACCCCGCAGGTCGTCTGTACGTGGTGACCTGGGACCCCAACATCCCCGGCGCCGAGGAAGCCTACGGCGAAGACCACGTCATCACCGACGGCGGCGTGGGGCTGATGGCGCTGTACCAGAAGTGCGTGCACCTGGGCTGCCGGGTGCCGTGGTGCCAGTCGTCGCAGTGGTTCGAGTGCCCCTGCCACGGGTCGAAGTACAACCGGCTGGGCGAGTGGACCGGTGGGCCGGCACCGCGGGGCCTGGATCGGTTCCCCAGCGAGATCGACGACGACGGCAACTTCGTCGCCAACACCGGGATCGTGGTGACCGGCCCTGCCCGGACCGCCAACGTCCTGCAGCAGGAGCCCGAGGGCCCGCACTGCATCGACATCTGA